The Candidatus Binatia bacterium genome includes a window with the following:
- the bamD gene encoding outer membrane protein assembly factor BamD, which translates to MKGTYLAVFAIAISVAGCSAKKHLTADQYFHEASDSFRTGAFTLAVEQFHELLDQYPFSQYNEEAELKIAHAHYLSGSYPEAIVAFTDFQRRHPTSPHLPFVGYYLGMCYAKQMSTIDRDQGAAQNAQNVFLTLIQQFPDSSFADLAREEVARCRKSLADHELYIANYYVRHDKDKAAEIRLLTLASRYGDTDASADGLLRLAKLYRHGKRDDQALLAYRALQQMHPRSVQATAARRALDRLKNAADQPQEGNPLDVLLAANGRQRGSGSLEIVQVPGLEPGRAARRPASAPAAAGLMPPLDPFGRGRPY; encoded by the coding sequence ATGAAGGGTACTTACCTGGCTGTATTTGCCATTGCCATCAGCGTCGCTGGTTGCTCCGCGAAGAAGCACCTTACCGCCGATCAATACTTCCATGAGGCGAGCGACAGTTTCCGCACCGGAGCATTTACGCTGGCGGTGGAGCAGTTCCACGAACTCCTCGACCAGTATCCGTTCAGCCAGTACAATGAAGAGGCGGAGCTCAAGATTGCGCACGCGCATTACCTATCCGGGAGCTATCCGGAGGCGATCGTTGCGTTCACCGACTTCCAGCGCCGCCACCCGACCAGCCCGCATTTGCCCTTCGTCGGGTATTACCTCGGCATGTGCTACGCCAAGCAAATGAGCACCATTGATCGCGATCAAGGTGCGGCCCAGAACGCGCAAAACGTCTTCCTGACACTGATCCAGCAATTTCCGGACAGTTCCTTCGCCGATCTTGCCCGGGAAGAAGTGGCCCGCTGCCGAAAAAGTCTGGCCGACCACGAACTCTACATTGCAAATTACTACGTGCGGCACGACAAGGACAAGGCGGCCGAGATTCGGCTGCTCACCTTGGCATCCCGCTATGGCGATACCGACGCCTCTGCCGACGGGCTGCTGCGGTTGGCGAAGCTGTATCGCCACGGTAAGCGTGACGACCAGGCGCTGTTGGCGTACCGTGCGCTGCAGCAGATGCACCCCCGGAGCGTTCAGGCTACCGCGGCGCGGCGCGCCTTGGATCGACTGAAGAATGCAGCGGATCAACCCCAGGAGGGGAACCCGCTCGATGTGCTTCTGGCGGCCAACGGCCGGCAACGTGGCAGCGGCAGCCTGGAGATCGTGCAGGTTCCTGGCCTCGAACCGGGGCGCGCGGCGCGGCGACCCGCTTCGGCACCGGCTGCTGCAGGGCTCATGCCGCCGCTCGACCCGTTCGGTCGCGGCCGTCCGTATTGA
- a CDS encoding HesA/MoeB/ThiF family protein, which produces MEIEETGGGIGRPIGPREQERLRRSRILVVGVGGLGAPAVLHLAGAGVGTIGLVDFDAVEISNLHRQIIYRTPDLGRPKVTVAAERIAASYPQVSVRCFSQRLSANNVSDIFPQFDFIIDGTDRVTSKYLVNDGAVLCRIPFSHAGIMGFQGQTMTVLPGQSACFRCLFPAPPPDGEMPTCQEAGIIGALAGSIGLVQAIEALKYVLGIGTLLVNRLLIYDALGPSWRTVQLLPNRQCPLCGDQPTIHHVEPIGDANEEYR; this is translated from the coding sequence GTGGAGATCGAAGAGACAGGTGGAGGAATCGGCCGACCAATTGGCCCACGAGAACAGGAGCGCCTGCGCCGTAGCCGTATCCTCGTCGTTGGCGTAGGCGGCCTCGGCGCGCCGGCGGTGCTGCATTTGGCGGGTGCGGGCGTTGGCACCATCGGGTTGGTGGACTTTGACGCCGTCGAGATCTCGAATCTCCACCGGCAGATCATCTACCGCACGCCCGACCTCGGGCGCCCGAAAGTCACGGTGGCGGCGGAACGAATTGCCGCGTCGTATCCGCAGGTGTCCGTGCGATGCTTCTCGCAGCGCCTGTCGGCAAACAACGTGTCCGATATCTTTCCCCAGTTTGACTTCATCATTGACGGAACCGATCGTGTCACCTCGAAGTATCTCGTCAATGACGGCGCCGTGCTGTGCCGGATACCCTTCTCCCACGCTGGAATCATGGGTTTTCAGGGACAGACGATGACGGTCCTTCCGGGGCAGAGCGCCTGTTTCCGCTGCCTCTTTCCCGCGCCGCCGCCTGACGGAGAAATGCCGACGTGTCAGGAGGCCGGGATTATTGGTGCTCTCGCCGGCAGCATCGGCCTCGTACAAGCGATCGAGGCACTGAAGTATGTGCTCGGCATCGGTACCCTGCTGGTAAATCGTCTGCTGATCTACGATGCGTTGGGGCCCAGCTGGCGCACAGTCCAGCTGTTGCCAAACCGGCAGTGCCCGCTCTGCGGCGATCAGCCCACCATTCACCATGTCGAACCGATTGGAGATGCCAACGAGGAGTACCGATGA
- a CDS encoding ubiquitin-like small modifier protein 1, which yields MSVRVRIPTPLRRFTANAEEVGVSGSTIGAVVEDLERKFPGLKERLCDEQGRVRRFVNIYLNGDDIRFLNSLETAVNDGDEVAIVPAIAGG from the coding sequence ATGAGTGTGCGCGTACGTATCCCTACACCGTTGCGCCGGTTTACGGCCAACGCCGAAGAAGTCGGTGTGAGCGGGAGCACTATCGGCGCCGTCGTCGAAGATCTGGAACGGAAGTTTCCCGGATTGAAGGAGCGACTCTGCGATGAGCAGGGGCGCGTGCGGCGTTTCGTGAATATCTACCTCAATGGTGACGATATCCGCTTTCTCAATAGCCTCGAGACCGCGGTGAACGACGGTGACGAAGTCGCCATCGTGCCAGCCATTGCCGGGGGATGA
- a CDS encoding cysteine synthase family protein, which translates to MEVVRQPDSGAEAARSQRPGRARTILDLVGWTPLIEINRLTRGLSPGVRVLAKLEGFNPGGSVKDRPAVWMIREGLSSGALRPGKTILDSTSGNTGIALAMAGATLGYPVELVMPGNVSPERKKIVVAYGAKVVYSDPLEGSDGAIRLCRTILAENPERYFKPDQYFNPVNPQAHYESTGPEIWDATRGAVTHFVAGIGTGGTVMGTGRYLKERNPHVQVIAVEPDDAWHGLEGLKHMASSIVPGIYHEEQLDRKISVGTDAAYEMVYQLGSEEGLVLGQSSGAAMVAALQVAKEIDAGVVVMIFPDLGDRYLSTSLWFGWRDWRARAADRGGPPRQALTPC; encoded by the coding sequence ATGGAGGTAGTGCGTCAGCCCGATTCGGGTGCCGAAGCCGCGCGGAGCCAGCGGCCTGGCCGTGCCCGGACCATACTCGACCTGGTGGGGTGGACCCCATTGATCGAGATCAATCGCCTCACCCGCGGCCTCTCGCCGGGCGTGCGCGTCCTGGCCAAACTGGAGGGCTTCAACCCCGGGGGATCGGTGAAGGACCGGCCCGCGGTGTGGATGATACGGGAGGGCTTGAGCAGTGGCGCGCTACGCCCGGGCAAAACCATTCTCGATTCGACCTCGGGCAACACCGGCATCGCGCTGGCGATGGCGGGCGCGACCCTAGGCTATCCGGTCGAACTGGTCATGCCGGGCAACGTCAGTCCTGAACGCAAGAAAATCGTAGTCGCCTACGGGGCCAAGGTGGTCTACAGCGACCCGCTGGAGGGTTCCGACGGTGCCATCCGCCTCTGCCGCACCATCCTCGCGGAGAATCCCGAGCGCTACTTTAAGCCGGATCAGTATTTCAATCCCGTCAATCCACAGGCGCATTACGAAAGTACCGGACCGGAGATCTGGGACGCGACCCGCGGTGCGGTCACGCATTTTGTCGCCGGCATCGGTACCGGTGGTACGGTCATGGGCACGGGACGCTACCTCAAGGAACGAAACCCGCACGTCCAGGTCATTGCCGTCGAGCCGGATGATGCTTGGCATGGACTCGAGGGCCTGAAGCACATGGCCAGCTCGATTGTCCCCGGGATTTACCATGAGGAACAACTCGACCGGAAAATCAGCGTTGGCACCGATGCGGCGTACGAGATGGTATACCAGCTTGGCAGTGAAGAGGGGCTGGTCTTAGGGCAATCGTCGGGCGCCGCCATGGTTGCCGCCCTGCAAGTGGCGAAGGAGATTGATGCGGGCGTGGTCGTGATGATCTTCCCCGATCTTGGTGATCGCTATCTCAGCACCTCGTTGTGGTTCGGCTGGCGCGATTGGAGAGCGCGAGCCGCTGACCGGGGCGGGCCGCCCCGGCAGGCCCTGACCCCATGCTGA
- a CDS encoding ThiF family adenylyltransferase — protein sequence MLTEQQIARYSRQIILPPVGGRGQQKLLSASVALVGVGEMATAAALYLAAAGIGELSVIGAEGFACSDLETLNPDCRLAFSAPVITSDDAVGAVGRHDVVVDAGSPSATAVLLNAACVSLCKPLVWGATAGAVGQATVLAGYRTAVPCYCCLQLYGLRQDQRGEAVGGVSPSAALFGAVRAFIGTVQATEVIKLILGLEATLMGRRLVYDACEAVVREESIVNHPRCEVCRRLERAGTMTA from the coding sequence ATGCTGACCGAGCAGCAGATCGCGCGCTACAGCCGCCAGATCATCCTCCCGCCGGTCGGTGGCCGAGGCCAGCAGAAGCTGTTGTCTGCCTCCGTCGCTCTCGTCGGCGTGGGGGAGATGGCCACCGCCGCCGCTCTCTACCTGGCGGCTGCTGGCATTGGCGAGCTGTCCGTGATCGGGGCCGAGGGCTTCGCGTGCAGCGATCTGGAAACGCTGAACCCGGATTGTCGGCTGGCGTTTTCCGCGCCGGTGATCACCAGCGACGATGCTGTTGGGGCCGTTGGCCGCCACGACGTCGTGGTCGACGCAGGCAGCCCATCGGCCACCGCCGTTCTTCTCAACGCCGCCTGTGTCAGCCTGTGTAAGCCCCTCGTGTGGGGCGCTACTGCGGGTGCGGTCGGGCAGGCGACGGTGCTGGCCGGCTATCGGACCGCCGTGCCCTGTTATTGCTGTCTGCAGCTGTACGGTCTGCGGCAGGATCAACGCGGGGAAGCCGTTGGCGGTGTCTCTCCCTCCGCAGCGCTCTTCGGTGCGGTGCGCGCATTCATCGGCACCGTGCAGGCCACCGAGGTGATCAAGCTGATTCTCGGCCTGGAAGCGACGCTGATGGGACGGCGGCTCGTCTACGATGCGTGCGAGGCGGTGGTGCGTGAGGAGAGCATCGTCAACCATCCACGGTGTGAGGTGTGCCGGAGGCTCGAACGGGCGGGGACGATGACCGCATGA
- a CDS encoding sulfate adenylyltransferase has protein sequence MPDLVPVHGGLETPVSRTVPLSRRKQFLAEALRLPRIELSRADLSTVYRIADGTLSPLTGPMDEETWHYVLDHDALDFGFRRYAWTAPISFPVTGDEGRHLKVGHSAALVHDGDIVAIIRVSSVFDWDKPKHLEGFYGTARTDHPGAHLIMKDSRSRLVGGEIWALPQPVDTEYGEFVLSPRQVRTLIAERRWERALAFQTRNPLHRAHEYALVAGVERLTREGYFAGVVLNPLIGELKGDDVPARVRMRCYRALHEQKLLGRGDKDEPLWQSRGYDLNEVFELVGLDIKMLYGGPKEAVMHGIYRQNLGFTDIVIGRKHADAPYDDGKPIWGDFDAQEIFNNLRGDLRIRPCNIGFAAYFDSVGRVDLTDTHPDERPMTISGSKVREALTQGERPDARILRPEIADILIAYYREKTAAAS, from the coding sequence ATGCCTGATTTGGTTCCAGTCCACGGTGGTTTGGAAACCCCTGTTTCGCGTACCGTTCCGCTCTCGCGCCGCAAACAGTTCCTTGCCGAAGCGCTCCGGTTGCCGCGCATCGAGCTGAGTCGCGCCGACCTGTCGACGGTCTATCGCATTGCCGACGGGACGCTGTCTCCGTTGACCGGGCCGATGGACGAAGAAACTTGGCACTACGTTCTCGACCACGATGCCCTGGATTTCGGCTTCCGCCGGTATGCGTGGACGGCGCCGATTTCGTTTCCCGTCACCGGGGATGAGGGCCGGCACCTCAAGGTGGGCCATTCCGCTGCGTTGGTGCACGACGGCGACATCGTTGCCATCATACGGGTGTCGAGCGTCTTCGACTGGGACAAGCCGAAGCACCTCGAGGGGTTCTACGGCACCGCGCGCACGGATCATCCGGGTGCGCACCTGATCATGAAGGATTCACGCTCCCGCCTTGTGGGTGGGGAGATCTGGGCGCTGCCGCAGCCGGTGGACACCGAGTACGGGGAATTCGTGCTTTCGCCGCGCCAGGTGCGCACCCTGATTGCGGAGCGCCGCTGGGAGCGTGCGCTCGCGTTCCAAACGCGCAACCCGCTCCACCGCGCCCACGAGTACGCCTTGGTCGCTGGAGTCGAACGACTGACGCGGGAAGGCTACTTTGCCGGCGTGGTGCTCAACCCGCTCATCGGTGAACTCAAGGGTGATGATGTCCCGGCGCGCGTGCGCATGCGGTGCTACCGTGCCCTGCACGAGCAGAAACTCCTGGGCCGGGGTGACAAGGACGAGCCGCTCTGGCAGTCGCGCGGCTACGATCTCAACGAGGTGTTCGAACTCGTGGGCCTGGATATCAAGATGCTCTACGGCGGCCCGAAAGAAGCGGTGATGCATGGCATCTACCGCCAGAATCTGGGCTTTACCGACATCGTCATCGGCCGCAAACATGCGGATGCGCCCTATGACGACGGGAAACCCATCTGGGGCGACTTCGATGCGCAGGAAATCTTCAATAACCTCAGAGGCGACCTGCGCATCCGGCCCTGCAACATCGGATTTGCCGCCTACTTCGACAGCGTCGGACGTGTCGACCTGACGGACACGCATCCAGATGAGCGTCCGATGACCATCTCCGGCTCGAAGGTGCGTGAGGCGCTCACCCAAGGCGAACGGCCGGACGCACGCATCCTGCGCCCGGAAATCGCCGATATCCTGATTGCCTACTACCGCGAGAAGACGGCGGCAGCGTCGTAG
- a CDS encoding zf-HC2 domain-containing protein, whose amino-acid sequence MICREAANLLPLFLDGELDPRQMRAIALHSARCGTCEQDLRRLERMQELISESISSAADEIDFENFWPAIERRLSTTRQPWWLRLRAWWDDGEHGWIVRLPAFAAAAAIAAFALLLFTHATQPTSQPGAPQLAAVDNATSIESLDSDVDSVAVLNDPETRTTVLWVNDVQADGDAP is encoded by the coding sequence ATGATCTGCCGTGAAGCAGCGAACCTCCTGCCCTTGTTTCTTGATGGCGAACTCGACCCGCGACAGATGCGTGCCATCGCCTTGCACAGCGCTCGGTGTGGCACCTGCGAGCAGGATCTCCGGCGTCTGGAGCGCATGCAGGAATTGATCAGCGAGAGCATCAGTAGCGCCGCGGATGAGATCGATTTCGAAAACTTCTGGCCTGCAATCGAACGGCGTCTCTCGACCACACGTCAGCCATGGTGGCTGCGCCTGCGCGCGTGGTGGGACGATGGTGAGCACGGTTGGATCGTCCGCTTGCCGGCATTTGCTGCTGCGGCGGCCATCGCGGCATTTGCGCTCCTGCTGTTCACCCATGCCACCCAACCGACCTCGCAGCCGGGGGCCCCTCAGTTGGCGGCAGTCGACAACGCAACTTCCATCGAGTCGCTCGACAGTGACGTGGACTCGGTCGCGGTGCTCAACGACCCAGAAACGCGCACGACGGTGCTCTGGGTAAATGACGTCCAGGCCGACGGAGACGCGCCGTGA
- a CDS encoding sigma-70 family RNA polymerase sigma factor — MEPSDQELVRASRRGDKEAFRELVERYQRKVVSVALGMVHNREDAIEIAQETFVKAFENLEKFKGESSFYTWLYRIAVNRAIDFQRRERRHPTVALEDLGGAGEGYEEILKEERLTDPYHQTHAREVGTRVTAAIDELTPDHKAVILLREVEGLSYDEISRVMQCSKGTVMSRLHYARKKLQKQLKDCL; from the coding sequence GTGGAGCCTAGCGATCAAGAGCTGGTCCGTGCCAGCCGCCGCGGTGACAAGGAGGCCTTTCGGGAACTGGTCGAACGCTACCAACGCAAGGTGGTGTCAGTGGCGCTGGGTATGGTGCACAATCGGGAAGATGCAATTGAAATCGCACAAGAGACTTTCGTCAAAGCGTTCGAGAATCTGGAAAAGTTCAAGGGAGAATCGAGCTTCTACACCTGGCTGTACCGGATCGCGGTAAACCGCGCGATCGATTTTCAACGGCGGGAGCGGCGACACCCAACCGTCGCATTGGAGGACTTGGGTGGCGCCGGAGAGGGATACGAGGAAATCTTGAAGGAGGAACGGCTCACGGACCCGTACCATCAAACGCATGCACGCGAGGTCGGCACGCGCGTCACCGCTGCAATTGATGAGTTGACCCCTGATCACAAAGCCGTCATACTGCTGCGCGAAGTCGAAGGCCTCTCTTATGATGAGATCAGTCGCGTGATGCAGTGCTCGAAGGGCACGGTAATGAGCCGTCTGCATTATGCCCGTAAGAAGTTGCAAAAACAGCTCAAAGATTGCCTGTAA
- the polA gene encoding DNA polymerase I codes for MPRSHPVLYLIDASSYVYRAFFALPPLTDGSGRPTHAVYGFTTMLLKLLREAAPQYIGVVFDAPGPTFRDALFERYKANRPAMPEDLAAQFPLVHDVVAALGLRSLSIPGVEADDVIASVAGRMAAQGIDNLIVTSDKDLMQLVGEHVQLWDTMHDRRCDRQTVRQRVGVDPEQVVEVMGLMGDAIDNIPGVRGIGQKTATLLIARFGTIEQLLGRLDELAAATDIRGARKLAALLAAQADMARLSRDLATVRRDVAVDCKLEDFRYQGPDPNALRPVFTRLGFQKLVRELSLTTPPARAALRRCPNADQLESFASAVRRHGRMALACDEERHGGAVGLVVATNGETPLHVPLAAEPAQADLFGVGSAGPSHPPEALKGLLQDAQVEKVAHDFKRDLLRLDAALAQTVTPAFDIMVASYLLEASATHRLEDLAAGILGINLPVFRDGPEALAAGVALMAPLRDLLAERLRASEMERLFYEVEMPLVRVLAAMERRGVRLDVEALAQMSRELEARLNTLMQEIYALAGGEFNIASPPQLRTVLFDRLGLSRKGVRRGKTGLSTDVDVLTRLAAEHPLPAKILEYRTLAKLKSTYVDALPAAVDPRTGRLHTSFNQTVTATGRLSSSDPNLQNIPIRGDEGQRIRAAFIAVEDCLILAADYSQIELRVLAHLSGDPALVAAFRAGDDIHARTAAEIFRVHPDAVTPAMRRAAKVINFGIIYGMGPQRLARELSVPLDEAERYITSYFERYAGVRAYIEALLAEARQRGYVTTILGRRRALPDIASGHRGVAQAAERTAINTPIQGSAADLIKMAMVAIDRRVGQEQLRAAMILQVHDELVFEVPEDERERMAMIVREQMEGAFPLNVPLRVDLGWGRNWAEAH; via the coding sequence ATGCCCCGGTCACATCCAGTGTTGTACCTGATCGACGCCAGTTCGTACGTCTATCGGGCATTCTTCGCGTTACCGCCGCTCACCGATGGGAGCGGCCGGCCGACCCATGCGGTGTACGGGTTCACCACCATGCTGTTGAAGCTGCTCCGCGAGGCCGCACCGCAGTATATCGGGGTGGTGTTCGATGCCCCGGGTCCGACGTTCCGCGACGCCTTGTTCGAGCGCTACAAGGCCAACCGCCCGGCCATGCCGGAGGATCTCGCGGCGCAGTTCCCGTTGGTGCATGATGTCGTTGCGGCGCTGGGGCTGCGCTCGCTGTCGATCCCCGGCGTCGAGGCCGATGACGTAATCGCCAGCGTGGCAGGACGAATGGCGGCGCAGGGAATCGACAACCTCATTGTCACGAGCGACAAGGACTTGATGCAGCTGGTCGGCGAGCATGTGCAGCTGTGGGATACGATGCACGACCGGCGATGCGACCGGCAGACCGTGCGGCAGCGCGTGGGTGTCGACCCAGAGCAGGTGGTCGAGGTCATGGGTCTGATGGGCGATGCGATCGACAACATCCCCGGGGTCCGCGGTATCGGTCAAAAGACCGCCACCTTGCTGATTGCGCGCTTCGGGACGATCGAGCAACTGCTCGGCCGTCTCGACGAGCTTGCCGCGGCCACCGACATCCGAGGAGCGAGGAAGCTGGCGGCGCTGCTCGCTGCCCAGGCAGACATGGCACGTCTCAGTCGTGACCTGGCGACCGTCCGACGCGATGTCGCGGTCGACTGCAAGCTGGAAGATTTCCGCTACCAGGGTCCCGATCCGAACGCGCTCCGCCCGGTCTTTACTCGGCTCGGCTTTCAGAAGCTCGTCCGCGAGCTGTCCCTCACTACGCCGCCGGCGCGGGCGGCGCTCCGTCGTTGCCCCAATGCAGACCAGCTCGAGTCCTTCGCGTCTGCCGTGCGGCGGCACGGACGCATGGCGCTCGCCTGTGACGAGGAACGGCACGGCGGCGCCGTGGGGCTGGTCGTCGCCACGAACGGAGAGACCCCGCTCCATGTGCCGCTCGCGGCCGAGCCGGCCCAAGCTGACCTGTTTGGAGTGGGCTCCGCGGGACCGTCGCACCCGCCCGAAGCGCTCAAGGGGTTGCTCCAAGATGCGCAAGTGGAGAAAGTTGCGCACGACTTCAAACGGGACCTGCTGCGCCTGGATGCGGCCTTGGCGCAGACGGTCACGCCGGCGTTCGACATCATGGTCGCCTCGTATTTGCTGGAAGCGTCGGCAACGCACCGGCTCGAGGACCTCGCTGCCGGCATCCTCGGCATCAACCTGCCGGTCTTCCGGGACGGCCCTGAAGCCCTCGCCGCTGGGGTTGCCCTCATGGCACCGTTGCGCGACCTGCTCGCCGAGCGCTTGCGCGCCAGCGAGATGGAGCGTCTCTTCTATGAGGTCGAGATGCCGCTGGTGCGGGTGCTTGCCGCGATGGAACGGCGCGGCGTGCGACTCGACGTGGAGGCGCTGGCGCAGATGAGCCGCGAGTTGGAGGCGAGGCTCAACACCCTCATGCAGGAGATCTATGCGCTGGCCGGCGGGGAGTTCAACATCGCCTCGCCACCGCAGCTGCGCACGGTGTTGTTCGACCGCCTCGGCCTGTCTCGCAAGGGCGTGCGGCGCGGGAAAACGGGGCTGTCGACCGATGTCGACGTCCTGACCCGGCTGGCGGCGGAACACCCCCTGCCGGCCAAGATCCTGGAGTACCGCACTCTCGCCAAACTCAAATCGACCTACGTCGACGCGCTGCCCGCGGCAGTGGACCCACGCACCGGGCGTCTGCACACGTCGTTCAACCAGACGGTGACGGCGACGGGAAGACTGAGCTCGAGCGACCCGAATCTCCAGAACATTCCCATCCGCGGCGACGAAGGGCAGCGGATCCGTGCTGCCTTCATCGCGGTGGAGGACTGTCTCATTCTGGCGGCGGACTACTCGCAGATCGAGCTGCGGGTCCTGGCGCACTTGTCCGGAGATCCGGCGCTGGTGGCCGCTTTCCGAGCCGGCGACGACATCCACGCCCGCACGGCGGCCGAGATCTTCCGCGTCCACCCGGACGCCGTTACGCCCGCCATGCGCCGGGCAGCAAAGGTCATCAACTTCGGCATCATCTACGGGATGGGTCCGCAACGCCTCGCCCGCGAGTTGAGCGTCCCGCTCGACGAAGCCGAACGCTACATTACCAGCTACTTCGAACGCTACGCCGGGGTCCGTGCGTACATTGAAGCCCTGCTGGCTGAGGCGCGGCAGCGCGGCTACGTCACCACCATATTGGGGCGCCGGCGTGCGCTGCCAGACATTGCAAGCGGGCACCGGGGCGTCGCCCAAGCCGCCGAGCGCACGGCGATCAACACCCCCATTCAGGGTTCGGCGGCGGACCTCATCAAGATGGCCATGGTGGCAATCGACCGGCGGGTAGGGCAAGAACAACTTCGAGCCGCGATGATCCTGCAAGTGCACGACGAGCTGGTTTTCGAGGTCCCCGAGGACGAACGTGAACGCATGGCAATGATCGTTCGTGAGCAGATGGAGGGCGCCTTTCCCCTCAACGTCCCGCTACGGGTCGACCTCGGATGGGGACGCAACTGGGCCGAGGCCCACTGA
- a CDS encoding ATP-binding cassette domain-containing protein, whose amino-acid sequence MIEVRNLTKRYGDVVALRDISFTAVTGQILGFLGPNGAGKTTTMRVITGFMPATSGSVKVAGFDIFDDSYEVRKRIGYLPENPPLYGDMTVTSYLRFVGRIRGIPKAELPDSVDRVLRTCGLAEVTGRVIGHLSKGFRQRVGLAQALIHNPSVLVLDEPTIGLDPRQIIEIRTLIKDLSGARTVILSTHILPEVSQLCEQVVIIDEGRIVVDDTLANLTQQMSLEQVFLRYITKEPAEERTVLEEVRA is encoded by the coding sequence ATGATCGAAGTCCGCAACCTCACGAAGCGCTACGGTGACGTGGTCGCCCTACGCGACATCAGTTTCACTGCCGTCACCGGCCAGATCCTGGGTTTTCTGGGGCCAAACGGCGCCGGCAAGACCACCACGATGCGCGTCATCACCGGCTTCATGCCCGCCACCAGCGGGAGCGTGAAAGTCGCGGGGTTCGATATATTCGACGACTCGTACGAGGTCCGCAAGCGCATTGGCTACCTGCCCGAGAATCCGCCCCTTTACGGGGACATGACCGTGACCAGTTACCTGCGCTTTGTCGGCCGGATTCGCGGCATCCCCAAGGCCGAGCTGCCCGACAGCGTCGATCGGGTCCTGCGGACCTGTGGTCTGGCCGAGGTCACCGGACGGGTCATTGGCCACCTGTCGAAAGGGTTCCGCCAGCGCGTCGGCTTGGCGCAGGCCTTGATCCACAACCCCAGCGTTCTCGTGCTCGACGAGCCCACCATCGGGCTCGACCCGCGGCAGATCATCGAGATTCGTACCCTCATCAAGGACCTCTCCGGTGCGCGTACCGTCATCCTCTCGACCCACATCCTCCCCGAAGTCTCGCAGCTGTGCGAGCAGGTGGTGATCATCGACGAAGGGCGCATCGTGGTCGATGATACGCTGGCCAACCTGACCCAACAGATGAGTTTGGAGCAGGTGTTTCTACGCTACATTACGAAAGAGCCCGCCGAAGAGCGAACGGTGCTGGAGGAGGTCCGGGCGTGA